GATGTGCGCGAGGTCATCATTGCGACAAATCCCAACTTCAACGGTGACATCACTGCGATGTACATCGCGAAGTTGCTGGCCGCATCGGAAGTGCGCGTTACTCGCATTGCCACGGGTATTCCCAAGGGAAGTGACCTGGAGTTTGCTGACATATTCACGCTGACGCAGGCGCTCGAGAAAAGGACGGACGTCCAAGCCTGAACTCTCACGTTGATTGTATATCGAGTTCTTGAGAAGAAAAGTATGAAAGAAATCTATTTCTCATGCAGCTTCTTATAGATTTGATTTGGTGGTTGGGTTAAGTAACGAATATCAGTAAGATACCTACATAGAGGAGTACCTTGAAAGTGAACATATGTTTCACTATCGATTACAAGCAAGGTAAAAAGCTATTTTCGGGAGGCAATATGTGAGCGAAATGCCACGACTAAAGATAGGTGATTTGGAGGCTCGTGTACCGATTATTCAGGGGGGTATGGGTGTAGGCGTTTCTTTATCGGGTTTAGCTTCAGCCGTTGCAAATGAGGGAGCTATTGGAGTTATTTCTTCTGCAGGAATCGGTATGTCAGAGTCGGACTTTGCCAAAAACTTCAGAGAAGCAAACGCAAGAGCCCTTAGAAAAGAAATAAGAAAAGCAAAAGAGATGACGAAAGGCATCATCGGTGTAAACATAATGGTGGCCCTTTCAGATTATGATGATCACGTGGATATTTCAGTGGAGGAGGGTGCTGATCTCATTATTTCAGGAGCGGGGCTTCCTCTAAAAATGCCGGAGAAAATCTTGCAGGGTAAGATTGGAAAGAATAGTACGAAATTTGTTCCTATCGTTTCCTCAGGAAGGGCTGCAGAACTTATCTTCAGATATTGGGCGAAGCAGTATGGGTTAGTACCAGATGCAGTAGTTGTTGAAGGCCCGATGGCTGGTGGGCACCTTGGATTCAAGAAGGAAGGAATTGATGACCCCGATTATGCCTTAGAAAGGATAATTCCCGATGTTATTTCCGTAATGAGAATCTACGAACAACGTTACGGGGAAAGCATTCCTGTAATTGCTGCAGGTGGCATATTTACTGGAGCCGACATTTACAGGTTTCTTCAGTTAGGAGCAAGTGGAGTTCAGATGGCAACAAGGTTTGTAGGAACTTACGAGTGCGATGCTTCAATGGAGTTTAAGGAGGCTTACGTAAGAAGCAAAAAGGAAGATATTATCATAATAGATAGTCCTGTTGGAATGCCAGGACGAGCGATCAGGAATAAGTTCTTAGATGACGTAAACCAAGGAATCAGGAGACCAATCAAGTGTCCCTGGAAATGTTTGAAGCCGTGTGATTATGCCAATTCCCCTTATTGCATTGCACTTGCATTAACTAACGCCAAGAGAGGATATTTTGAGAATGGTTTTGCTTTTGCTGGTGCAAACGCCTATCGTGTAAAGAAGATAATTTCCGTGAAGGCACTTATCGAAGCTTTACAGAAAGAATATAGAGATGTATCGTGCGATGAATTCTATGAATCCTCTTGATGTTCTATGATCGATATTCCCCGCAATTACACGCTCTCTGGAATTCCAGGGAAGTGGTTGATGAAGAGAACAAGAAAATGGAATTGAGCAAGGGGGTTGTGTTTGAAGATGAACACGAATGAACGCAAGCTATGCAAAGAGGACATAGAGAGAATACTCCCTCAAAGAGAGCCATTCCTCTTTGTCGATGAGATAACTGACGTTGTGCCCGGAGAAAGCGTGACAGGCAAGAAAACTTTTACTGGAAAGGAGGATTTTTTCAAGGGACATTTTCCGCAGATGCCAATTCTTCCTGGCGTTATTGTGGTGGAACTTGCTGCGCAGGTATCTGCATTTATGATACTTACTGTTCCAAAGTATAGAAGCCTATTTGGCTTTTTTGCCGGAGTGGACAAGTTCAGGTTTTTTAAGAAGGTGGTTCCTGAACAGACTCTCATTGTAAAATCAAGGCTCATTTCTTTTAGGCATAACGTTGCAAGAAGTGAGTGCAAGATCTATTCTGGTGATTCTCTCGTAGCACAAGGTGTTATTGCTGCGGTTTTTGTTGACAATGGGACTCTTTAGTGTAGGAGTTTTTTGATGGTAGGAATCGTTGGTCTGGGTAGTTATGTTCCTGAACAGGTTGTTACCAATGCTGATCTTGAGAAACTTCTCGACACGACTGATGGATGGATAAGGAGCAGGTCAGGAATTACGGAAAGACGTTTTGCGAGAAAAGACCAGGCAACGAGTGACCTCGCACAAATTGCTGCTGAAAGGGCGCTGGAAGATGCACATCTGTCTCCCAATGACGTTGATTTGATCATTGTTGGAACAAATTCTCCTGACATGCATTATCCTGCTACAGCTTGCCTGCTGCAAGAGATGATTGGAGCAAAAAATGCAGCTGCTTTTGACCTTCAGGCAGGTTGTCCAGGCTGGATATATGCAGTTACTGCTGGAGCTCAATTCATTCAATCAGGCATGTACAAAAATGTTCTTGTCGTCGGAGCTGACGTTATCACCAGGATGATGGATAATACAGATAGAGGAACGTATGTTCTGTTTGGTGACGGAGCAGGCGCTACTGTACTGAGCACCGTCGAACATGGTGGTTTCATTTCATTTGAACTGTTTGCTGATGGCTCTCTTGCGCAGTACCTCACGTTACCTGCTGGCGGTTCGAGGAAACCGTTTAGCAAAGAAGTACTGAAAGAACGAAGTTACTTCACTAAGATGGATGGTCAGGCAGTATTTAGATTTTCTGTCCGTGAGATCTCGCGTATCGCAAAGAAGGTTCTCGACAAGGCAAAGGTCCCCCTTGAGCGTGTCGATTGGTTCATACCTCACCAGGCAAACCTCAGAATCATTCAGTCTGGAGCTCAAGAACTGGGCATACCTATGGAAAAGGTCGTGGTCACTATTGATAAGTATGGCAATTCCTCTGCTGCTTCTATCCCTGTTGCGCTTGACAAGATCTATCAAGAAGGAAAGCTGAAAAATGGCGACAACGTGCTTATGGTTTCTTTTGGCGCTGGAATGACTTCCGGTGCCATTATTATGGAGTGGTCCAGATGAAAGCGTTTGCTTTTCCAGGGCAAGGTTCTCAGTACAGAGCGATGATTGGCGGTTTGTCAAACCAGGTGCAACAATTCTTCTGCCAAGGTCTGATAAGGCGTTTTCCAGTTGAGACATTTCCGCGGGCGGTTAGTGAGCAGGTGGATTGCATGATCCAGATGTTCCTGCGTCACCGTCAGGAAACTCATGTAGTTCGGAAAAAACTGACGTAACAGCCCATTCGTGGTTTCATTGGCAGGCCCTTGCCACGGACTATGCGGGTGAGCGAAGGATACCGGTACTTTCTCCAGCTGTTATGGCCTTA
This Coprothermobacter sp. DNA region includes the following protein-coding sequences:
- a CDS encoding nitronate monooxygenase; the protein is MPRLKIGDLEARVPIIQGGMGVGVSLSGLASAVANEGAIGVISSAGIGMSESDFAKNFREANARALRKEIRKAKEMTKGIIGVNIMVALSDYDDHVDISVEEGADLIISGAGLPLKMPEKILQGKIGKNSTKFVPIVSSGRAAELIFRYWAKQYGLVPDAVVVEGPMAGGHLGFKKEGIDDPDYALERIIPDVISVMRIYEQRYGESIPVIAAGGIFTGADIYRFLQLGASGVQMATRFVGTYECDASMEFKEAYVRSKKEDIIIIDSPVGMPGRAIRNKFLDDVNQGIRRPIKCPWKCLKPCDYANSPYCIALALTNAKRGYFENGFAFAGANAYRVKKIISVKALIEALQKEYRDVSCDEFYESS
- a CDS encoding beta-hydroxyacyl-ACP dehydratase, with translation MNTNERKLCKEDIERILPQREPFLFVDEITDVVPGESVTGKKTFTGKEDFFKGHFPQMPILPGVIVVELAAQVSAFMILTVPKYRSLFGFFAGVDKFRFFKKVVPEQTLIVKSRLISFRHNVARSECKIYSGDSLVAQGVIAAVFVDNGTL
- a CDS encoding 3-oxoacyl-ACP synthase; translation: MMVGIVGLGSYVPEQVVTNADLEKLLDTTDGWIRSRSGITERRFARKDQATSDLAQIAAERALEDAHLSPNDVDLIIVGTNSPDMHYPATACLLQEMIGAKNAAAFDLQAGCPGWIYAVTAGAQFIQSGMYKNVLVVGADVITRMMDNTDRGTYVLFGDGAGATVLSTVEHGGFISFELFADGSLAQYLTLPAGGSRKPFSKEVLKERSYFTKMDGQAVFRFSVREISRIAKKVLDKAKVPLERVDWFIPHQANLRIIQSGAQELGIPMEKVVVTIDKYGNSSAASIPVALDKIYQEGKLKNGDNVLMVSFGAGMTSGAIIMEWSR